One region of Xyrauchen texanus isolate HMW12.3.18 chromosome 11, RBS_HiC_50CHRs, whole genome shotgun sequence genomic DNA includes:
- the LOC127651710 gene encoding U2 small nuclear ribonucleoprotein B''-like: protein MDIRPNHTVYINNVNDKIKKEELKRSLYALFSQFGQILDIVALKTPKMRGQAFVIFKELSAATNALRQLQGFPFYNKPMRIQYAKTDSDIIMKMRGTFGDKEKKKEKKKKAQEQAANVSKKPAGTVSTQPPAPATVQVPDNPPNYILFLNNLPEETNEMMLSMLFNQFPGFKEVRLVPGKHDISFVEFEGEAQAGVAKDALQGFRITATCAMKITYAKK, encoded by the exons ATGGACATAAGACCGAATCACACCGTCTACATCAACAATGTCAACGACAAAATCAAGAAAGAAG AGTTGAAGAGATCACTGTACGCATTGTTCTCCCAGTTCGGCCAGATTCTGGACATTGTTGCTCTGAAGACGCCGAAAATGAGGGGCCAGGCATTTGTTATCTTCAAAGAGCTTTCTGCAGCCACAAATGCCCTCAGACAGCTTCAGGGATTCCCTTTCTACAATAAGCCCATG CGAATCCAGTATGCAAAAACAGACTCTGACATCATCATGAAGATGAGAGGCACATTTGGAgataaagaaaagaagaaagagaagaaaaagaaagctcAGGAACAGGCGGCTAATGTCAGCAAGAAACCAGCG GGGACTGTGAGTACACAACCACCTGCACCAGCCACAGTCCAG GTCCCTGACAACCCACCAAATTACATTCTGTTCCTGAATAATCTTCCAGAAGAGACCAATGAGATGATGCTTTCCATGTTGTTCAACCA GTTTCCAGGCTTTAAAGAGGTGCGTCTGGTCCCTGGAAAACACGACATTTCGTTTGTTGAGTTCGAGGGTGAAGCTCAAGCCGGAGTCGCGAAAGACGCATTACAGGGTTTCAGAATTACAGCGACGTGTGCCATGAAGATCACGTATGCCAAAAAGTGA
- the LOC127652208 gene encoding prokineticin receptor 2-like, with translation MGDPNSSTPTWPWTLGEIHPSENPHGLMPNYDIPLDYEVPFDEIPDTTQGRAFFVATIVIAVVLICIMLVCGVGNCLFIASLACYKKQRNLTNLLIANLAISDFLVATVCCPFLVDYYVVKRLSWDHGIVLCVSMNYLRTVSLYVSTNALLAIAVDRYMAIVHPLKPRMKFQTAYWIIFGVWIIPILISVPSAYFATEHEYPQSTLAQDKKIFCAQIWSADQQLVYRSYFLFIFLVEFLGPVVTMAICYAHIWRELWFKNVPGFPTEQLRRRLHRRRRTVIALIAVLVAYVLCWAPYYSFTLLRDFYPTLITRERNSLVVFYIIECIAMSNGVINTLCFVSVRNNVAKCFRAVRLANWRSLTRTIVGKMAEEDIRTSSLRGTEDVECTQIK, from the exons ATGGGAGATCCCAATAGCAGCACCCCAACTTGGCCATGGACTCTTGGGGAAATCCACCCGTCAGAGAACCCCCACGGTCTCATGCCAAATTACGACATCCCCCTGGATTACGAGGTTCCTTTTGATGAGATTCCTGACACGACCCAAGGACGAGCGTTCTTTGTGGCTACCATCGTTATTGCGGTGGTCCTGATCTGCATCATGCTAGTCTGTGGTGTTGGGAATTGTCTCTTTATAGCCTCATTGGCATGTTACAAAAAACAAAGGAATCTCACCAATTTACTCATCGCCAACTTGGCAATATCAGATTTCCTGGTGGCGACTGTGTGCTGCCCATTTCTGGTGGATTATTATGTGGTGAAACGCTTATCTTGGGACCATGGGATTGTGCTTTGTGTCTCCATGAACTACCTTAGGACTGTGTCTCTCTACGTGTCCACCAATGCCCTGCTAGCCATTGCTGTTGACAG GTACATGGCTATCGTTCATCCCCTGAAGCCCCGTATGAAGTTTCAGACGGCGTACTGGATTATCTTTGGTGTTTGGATAATCCCAATCCTCATATCGGTGCCCTCAGCCTACTTCGCAACAGAACACGAGTACCCGCAGAGCACGCTCGCCCAAGACAAGAAGATCTTCTGCGCTCAGATCTGGTCTGCGGACCAGCAACTCGTGTATCGATCCTACTTCCTGTTCATATTCCTAGTTGAGTTCTTGGGGCCCGTAGTCACCATGGCTATCTGTTATGCCCATATCTGGAGGGAGCTGTGGTTCAAGAATGTCCCAGGATTTCCAACGGAGCAGCTACGGAGACGACTTCACCGACGGCGCAGGACAGTCATCGCATTGATAGCAGTTCTGGTGGCGTACGTCTTGTGCTGGGCCCCGTATTACAGCTTCACATTGCTGCGCGATTTCTATCCCACGCTGATCACGCGTGAACGTAACTCGCTAGTGGTTTTCTACATCATTGAGTGTATTGCAATGAGCAATGGGGTCATTAACACTCTGTGTTTTGTTAGTGTTAGAAACAATGTAGCAAAGTGCTTCAGGGCCGTCAGACTTGCTAACTGGCGCTCGCTCACAAGGACGATTGTTGGCAAGATGGCGGAAGAGGACATCAGGACTTCATCCTTGCGAGGGACCGAGGATGTGGAGTGTACACAAATTAAATGA